Below is a genomic region from Pedobacter cryoconitis.
TTGTATATGGGAGACGATATTCCTGATCTGAATGTGATGAAACTCGTGGGGATACCTACCTGCCCTTCAGATGCCTGTTCAGATATTAAAGCAATCTCCGAATACATTTCGCCTTTTAAAGGAGGTCAGACAGCGGCCAGAGATGTCATCGAAAAGGTCCTGAGAATACAAGGAAAATGGTTTGATGCCAACCCTTCGGCTGCCGATTCCAGTAAATAAGTTACACAACAATTTTAAACCTTCCTTTGACTTTTAACTCTATCTCTAAAAAAGAATAGATATGAAGAAATTATTGATGATTTGCGGAATGTTATTCAGCGTAATAACTTTTGCACATGCACAAGGTGGTGACCGTAACGGAACACCAGAAGAAAGAGCAACAAAATCTACTGCGCAGCTGACTGAGAAATTAACTTTGACTGCCGATCAGCAAACCAAAGTTCACGATATATTGCTGGATCAGAATACACAGATGAACAAAGCACGTGAAGAAGCTGGTGATGATAGAAAAGCGATGCGGACTAAAATGATGACGCTGATGCAAAGTAATAATGAAAAGATCAAAGCTGTTTTAACTGACGATCAAAAGAAAGCTTATGATACGTTTCTGGAAGAAAGAAGAACGGCAATGAAAAACAGAATGGGTGGACAGGGGACTGGTCAGCCGGCAGAGAATAAATAACAAAAATAATAGAAGCGGCTTTGGGCCGCTTTTATTATTTTTGCCCAAAATGTATTCATATGTATAAGCAAACAACTCCTCTTATTCTGGCTTCTAAATCACCCCGCAGACAAGAATTAATGCAATTGATGGGACTTGATTTTAAGGTATTATTAAAAGATGTAGACGAGAGTTATCCTGAACACCTTGCTCCGGAAGCAATTGCCTGTTATATCTCGGAAAAGAAAGCGATGGCATTCGCAGAAGAGCGCTTAACAAGCCTGGTGATTACTGCTGATACTATTGTCGCTTACAATGGGGAGATTCTGGGTAAACCAGCAGACGCACTGCACGCTAAAGTAATGCTTGAAAAACTATCAGGTACCAGCCATCAGGTATATACAGGAGTAAGCCTGGCTTATAAAGACAAGCTTAAAACCTTTTTCGATCAAACAGAAGTGCGTTTCAGAATACTCAGTACAGAAGAAATAGAACATTATATCAATAAATATAATCCACTGGATAAAGCAGGTTCTTATGGTATACAAGACTGGCTGGGCTTTATCGCAGTAGAACGTATTGAAGGTTCCTATACTAATGTAATGGGCTTACCAACAGAGAAACTTTACTTAGAGCTTTCAAACTTCTGATCTTCCCGGATCTTGTATAATACACCCATTTTTAAATCATATGTAGATAAGCTGATTGCTTTTAATCCCGTTTTGTCCAGCACATAATTGGTCAGGATGGCGGCGATGACAATCATATCCACTCTGAGTGGAATCAGATTTGGCATCACAACCCTTTCTGCATGTGCAGAAGCAATCAGCTTTTCAGCAAGGCTGCGATACTGACCGATATCAAATGACGCTGAACTTATTGTTTTCAGGTCAATATCTTCCAGTAACATCGCAGCGAAAGTTTCAAATGCACCTGCTGAACCAACCAGCACCTGCGGCTCATATTGCTGACAAGCCACCAGCAGATCTTTCAGCTCCTGATCAAGATGATTTTGTATAGCTGACTGGTCTTCTTCGCTTATAGGATCGGAATGAAAATAAGCCTGTAATAATCTGGCAGCACCTATATTATAACTTTTCTTCCACAGCGGGCCATGCTGATTACAAATAATGAACTCAGTGCTTCCTCCGCCAATGTCCATAATCAACGATTGTTGATTGATCACCCCTGTTGCTTTTACACCATTGAATATATAAGCAGCCTCTTCCTCCCCACTGATCACTTCAATAGCTATACCCGCTATTCTGAGGGCAGCGATAACAAAATCCTTTCCATTTCCGGCACTGCGTACCGCAGAGGTTGCAGTGGCGCGGACAATAGTAACCTGCTGTGCATCTATTTCTTTTTTAAAGCCTTTTAATGCCGCTATGCCGCGCTCAAAAGCTTCAGGTATAATCAAATTCTCATTGATCCTGCCCTGGCCTAATTGCACCAGTAAATTAGTCTTGTAAATAACCTCCACACCCGCAGGTGTAAGCTCAGCTATTACTAAGTGAAAAGTGTTCGTTCCTAAATCAATAACCGCTGCTTTCATCTGTTTCGTTAATACTGTAATTTAATTCTTGTAACTGAACCATTTGAACATTTCCTTCAAACTGGTTTTTTTGCCATACATTAAGATACCCACTCTGTATATTCTTGAAGCTACCCACACCGTTCCTACAAATCCCGCTATCAATAAGCCCATAGACAAAGCAAGCTGCCAGTCTGGTACACCATAAGGTAACCTGACCATCATTGCAATCGGAGAAGTAAATGGGATCATAGATAACCAGAAAGCAAGCGGGCCATAAGGATCATTCACCACAACGCTCAAAGATAAGGCATAACTTAGTGTGAGCGGCATCATAATAGGCATCACAAACTGCTGCGTCTCTGTTTCACTATCTACTGCCGAACCAATTGCCGCATAAAGGGAACTATAGAATAAATAGCCACCAATAAAAAAGAATACAAAGACCAGCAGGATTTTAGTCAGGTCAAGATTGGCCATGCTTTTTTGAATATAAGCGACCGGGCCATTGTCTGCCCCTTGTTTTCCTATCGAAGCTCCCGTCTTTGCCTGTACAGCGGAAACCGTGTTTTTCTGTAGTTGTTTATCACCCGTAAAGGCTTGAACAGCGACAGTTGAAATCGTTGCCGTCAATAAGATCCAGAGCACAAACTGTGTTAATCCTACCAAAGCGATACCGATGATTTTTCCCATCATCAGCTGAAAAGGCTTGACAGATGAAATCATTACTTCAATAATTCTGCTTGTTTTCTCTTCAATCACACCCCGCATCACCTGGATACCATAAATCAGGATAAAAGTAAACATCAGGATACCAGATGCATAACCAATCACAGTGGTCGCGCCAGCACTGGAATCCTCTTCCTGGCCTGCCTGATTAATCTTCTTATTATCGATGTTGACAGTAGCTTTTAATTTATCAAGATCTTCCTGTGCAATACCACTTTCTTTCAGTTTTTGAATTCTGATCGTATTCTCCACATCATCAACTACTTTTCCATTCATAGAAAAACCAGCCTGTTTAGTTCCTAAAAGTTGTATTCCTGAAGGATTATCCAGGCTAAACTCAGGCAGGTAAAGAATATAATCATAATCTTCATCCTTCAGGCCGGCCTTCATTTCTGCCAATGATTTATGAACATAAACGTAGGTCGTATTCTTAGTAGAAGCGATTTTTTCAGTCAGTGTTTTGTTTTCATTAACGACAGCTATCCTGTTATTGGTCGAAGTTGCTCCCTGAATAGAGAAATAAATGATCATGCCATAAAATCCTGCAACAATAATCGGTGTTAACAGCGTCATGACAATGAATGATTTTTTTCTGACCCGGCTCAGGTATTCTCTTTGTATAATGAGTAAAATCTTGTTCATAACGTTAATTCTTTAGTTTTACCTGGTCAATAAAAATGTCATTCATGGTAGGAATCACTTCGTCTAAACGATGAATATTCACCAGAGGGAGCAAAGCTGATAAGAGCTGATTGGCTGTTTTTCCTGCGCTGATTTGTACCTTAATCCTTGTTTTTCCTTGCAGTATTTCTTTATGCAGTATTTCGAACAGACCAGCTGATAGTTCAACAGGGTACTCACCATCATACTCTACCCAGTACGTATTGTTCCTGTATTGCTCCTTAATATCCGATACCGAACCATCCAGGATCTTTTTAGAACGATGAATCAATGCAATATTGTCACATAATTCTTCTACAGATTCCATCCGGTGCGTAGAGAAAATAAAAGTTGCTCCTTTTTTATTCAATTCCAGAATTTCATTTTTGATAATATCAGCATTGACCGGATCAAACCCAGAAAAAGGTTCATCCAGAATAATCAGTTCAGGTTCGTGTAATACAGTGGCTACAAATTGTACCTTCTGCTGCATCCCCTTACTTAAGTCTTCTACCTTTTTATTCCACCAGCTTCCCATTTCCAGTTTCTCAAACCAGTATCTGACCTTTTTAGTGGCTTCAGCAGTACGCATACCTTTGAGTTTGGCCAGGTACAATACCTGTTCGCCAATCTCCATTTTTTTATATAAACCACGTTCTTCCGGGAGGTATCCTATTCTTGCGATGTGAGAGGAATTGAGGCGTTGCCCGTTAAAAATTACTTCGCCGCTATCTGGTGCAGTAATTTGAGTGATAATTCTGATCAGTGATGTTTTGCCTGCACCATTGGGACCCAGCAGCCCGAAGATTTTGCCCTGCTCCACTTTCAGGCTTACGTCGTCCAGTGCAAGATGCGTAGCATATTGTTTAACAATATTATTTACGTTAAGCATTTAGTCTTTTATTTAGTTCTTAGTTACTCTTTAGACTGAAATCAGACAAAATGTTACAGATTTAGCGTGCTGTATCTGTCAATGCGATCAATTGCTTTGCATTAGTTAATGCCGATGTTCCCCAGGTATTGTTGAAATATACGAATACTTGTTTAGGTCCCTGCAAGATAGATTTAGCGAAGGCAATTATTTCCTGCCCGGTATACAGTGATTTGTATAACACAGGCTTACCATGAAAACGGTAGTAAACAGGATCATTGAATAATACTACCCCATCTGGTAAAGCCGAAGGATAACTTAGTCCGCTGAAGGTCAGATGATGTTTTTTAAATTCGTCCATCACCGTATTGTTCCACCAGCTGATATGTCTGAATTCAACTACATTCTTAAATGCCGGGTTTAGATTTTTCAATAGTAAGGCTAATCTTTCTTCCGTATAAGTGAAAGAAGGAGGAGTTTGAAACAATACGCAGCCCAGTTTCTCCTGGAGACCAGCAGAAATTACCCCGTAAAAATCAGTAACCAGCTTTTCCACCTCATTAAACTTATTATAATGTGTAATTGCCCGGGGTGCCTTAATCGTAAACAGAAAATCAGCGGGGCTGGTTTCATACCAGGTATTAAAGCTTTTCAAAGAAGGCTGTTTGTAAAAAGAAGAATTAATCTCTATCGTATTAAAATGCTGGCAATAATAGCTAAACCATTCTTTTTGAGGAAGACCGGCAGGGTAGAAGACCTCTTTCCATTCTTTGTAATAAAATCCGGAGCAGCCAATTCTCCAGTCTGCTATTGCTATCCCATCCATAAATATTTTTTAGATTAAACAACGGTTACAGGCTAAAGTTTTTTGCATAAAAAAACAGGCTGCATCCTTTCGGATACAGCCTGTTTTAATTTATAATCAAGAATCGGTTACTCGAAATACTCTTTCATTTTTTCAAAGAAACTTTTGTCATTTTTACCTGGCTGAGGTTTGAAATTTGGAGATTCACGTAGTTTCTCCAGCATATTCCGTTCTTCACTGCTCAGGGCTTTAGGCGTCCAGATATTCACATGGATAATCTGATCACCACGGTGATAAGAATTCACTTCAGGAATACCTTTAGCTTTCAGGCGTAATAACTTTCCGCTTTGTGTACCAGGTTCGATTTTGATTTTAGCTTTACCATCAATAGTTGGTACTTCGGCACTGTATCCTAAAGCAGCATCAATGATACTTAAGTGTAAATCATAAACGATATTGTTTCCTTCACGTTTCAATGTTTCATGAGGGATTTCTTCAATCAGGATGATCAGATCACCAGGAATACCACCGTTAGGGGCTGCATTACCTTTTCCGCTCATGCTCAATTGCATACCATCACTTACACCAGCCGGAATGTTGATTGTAATCGTTTCCTCGCCACGAACTGTTCCTTCACCATGACATGATGTACATTTTGAAGTAATCTGTGAGCCGGCACCATTACAAGTCGGGCAGGTAGATGTAGTCTGCATCTGGCCTAAAATGGTATTGGTCACTCTGCGGACAGAACCACTGCCACCACAAGTTTTACAAGTGCTGATAGATGATTTGTCTTTAGCTCCCGAACCATCGCAGGTTTTACAAACAATCTGTTTATTAACCTTTATTTTTTTCTCTGCGCCATGCGCTATTTCTTCAAGGGTAAGTTTGACTTTTATACGAAGGTTAGAGCCTTTAGCTACGCGTCTGCCGCTGCTGCGTTGTTGCTGTCCGCCGAAAAAACTATCGAAAGGACTGCCACCGCCACCGCCGCCACCAAAGATATCGCCAAACTGGCTGAATATATCTTCCATGTTCATGCCGCCGCCGCCATAGCCACCACCGCCACCAGAAGCTCCGCCAACACCTGCATGTCCATAATGGTCATAGCGTTGTTTCTTCTCCGGGTTGCTTAATATCTCGTAAGCCTCAGCAGCTTCCTTAAATTTATCCTCAGCAGTATGGTCATCAGGATTTTTGTCCGGATGGAACTTTATAGCCAGCTTTCTATAAGCTTTTTTGATCTCTTCCGGAGAAGAACCTTTGCTTACACCAAGGATATCGTAATAATCTCTCTTACTCATAATTAACTACCTACAACTACTTTTGCAAAGCGTATAACTTTGTCATTTAAAGTGTATCCTTTTTCTAATTCATCTATAACTTTTCCTTTCAACTCTTCAGTTGGGGCAGGAACTTTAGTGATTGCTTCATGAAGGTCTGTGTCAAAAACAGTATTTGCACATTCCATTTCTTTTAAGCCTTTCTGACTTAAAATGCTTTTCAGTTTGGTATGTACTAACTGAATCCCTTCACGGATTGCAGCCACATCAGTAGCATTTTCAGTTGCTTTATTTGCACGGTCAAAATCGTCCAGCACAGGAAGCATAGAGATAATTACATCCTTACCAGCAGTCTGTAAAAGCTCAACACGTTCTTTTTGTGTACGTCTTTTGAAATTGTCAAACTCAGCAAAAAGGCGAAGATATTTATCATTCAACGCTGCATTATCAAGTTTTAATTGCTCTTCAGCAGAGATTTCCTCTACAGGTTCAGTGATAGTATCCGCATTTGCGTCATCTGTAAGCTCTTTGTTTAACTGCTCTTCAGCAGTATTTTCCGTAATAGGATTTTCTGTATCGTTTGTTTTCTTCTTGCTAAACATGGTATAGTAGAATTTTATGATGCAAACTCAAAAGGTTTGCCAATGAAGTATATCAGCCATGCTGTCAGTTTTGTTTGAACAACACTGTACAGAATGGCTGAAATGAAAATATTTTGTCAGGAATGGTCAGTTTTTTGGAACAGACACTTAGTTAATTGTTGCATCATCATGGACAATACCTGCTTCACATTTGATAATACGTGAAGGCAGGGTACGGATGATATGATAATCATGCGTAGCCATTAATACAGCAGTACCGCTCTGGCTGATTTGTTTCAGCAGCAATACGATTTCTTCGGATGTTTCAGGATCTAAATTCCCTGTAGGCTCATCCGCAAGGATAATATCCGGATTATTTAATAGCGAACGCGCAATAACTACACGCTGCTGTTCACCACCAGAAAGCTCATGCGGCATTTTTCTGATTTTTGAACGCAGACCTACCTTTTCCAGTACATCTTTGATACGTTCTTCGATTAGTTTCTTGTCTTTCCAGCCAGTTGCTTTCAATACAAAATCAAGATTCTTCTCAATTGTACGGTCTGTTAACAATTGGAAATCCTGGAATACGATCCCTAACTTTCTGCGCAGATAAGGAACATCCCGCTCGGCCAGTTTTTTAAGGTCAAAACCTGCAATTTCCCCCTCACCATTACCGATATGAAGTTCACCGTAAATGATTTTCAATAAACTGCTCTTTCCAGATCCCGTCTGTCCGATCAGAAATACAAACTCACCCTTATCTATGTTAAGATTAACATCAGAGAGTACAAGGTGTTTTTGTTGAAATACATCTACGTTCTTTAAATTTATAACTGCGTTTCCTGCCATGTCTTAAATATCTAATTTTGCAATCTGACCAAATGGTAAATCTTTTACCATATCCATAATATAAGGCAACTTGTCACCCAGACCTAATTTTTCCAGAGATTTATCAGGACGGTCTACCCTGAAATAGGCCAGTAAGGTGAATTTATCATCCCTCAGCTGGACGTAATCCGGGATTTTGGCAATACCTTTTACTTTGATTACATACATTTTGTTCAAAAATAGTGTTTCAAAATGATAAAATGAGAGCCTGTTTAAATTTGTAGCTTAAACTTATAACTTATTTAAAAAGTTAATCGTATTCACATTATCCGCATAATCCCATAACTGAGGATGCTGACTTTGTCCAAAAGTTACCGAATCTACATCCAGTTGTACAGCCGTATTGGTGACTACACATTGAATATTGTCCTGCATACCTTTCAGCTTATCGTTTAATTCCTCTATGTTTTTATAGTATTCAAAGTATAAAACAGCAAGCGGAGAAGATAACCCTTCATCTTCTTTTAATAACAAAAAGCCATTGTCAAAATGCTGGACAGTATTGACCAGGTAAATAGATTTGTTATAATCGTAGTTATTATTGTATTTGAAATGATTGATAATATCCTGATACTGTTCCAGCGGTTCAAAGAAGTTTTTAATCTCATAACCTTCAGGAATATAGATTTTGGATACATTTCTGCAACCCAGTCCGAAGTAATCAAAAATATCATGACCTAACTGTCCGATCTCGGCTATACTTTCTTTACCATCCAGTACCGCAACGCTATTCCTGTTTTTTCTGATAATATTAGGCACTTTACCGAAATAGTAATCAAAATATCTGGAGGTATTATTACTTCCGGTTGCAATAATTGCGTCAAAATCTTTCAGCCTTTCTGCATAGACAATTCTATCCGATAAAAGTGGCTCAAATTCAATAAGTTGTTTCAATAAAGCCGGTAATAACTGACTATCAGAAGAGGAAAGTTTGATAATCGCTATATTTCCTGTAGCCAGCACAGATAAAATATCGTGAAAACCTACCAGTGGAATATTCCCTGCAAGGATCAAACCTACTTTTTTAGGATTCTGGCTGACTGTAATTTGTTCAAACCATTTTTCCAGTGCAGGCAAATTCAGCATTTCCTGAAAAGAAGCCAGCGATCTCCGCACTTCAGCCACAGTAAACCAGGCATTATGATTAGGTGCTGAATCGATCGTATTACTAAATTCATCATCCGGGTGATTTAAGAAATCACTTAGTTTATGGAATGCAATAATTAACTTTTCAGCGGTAAGGATTGACATGTTTGAAGTAATTTTAAAGTATAAATGTTATATTTGCAATGCAAAGGTAACTTTAGCAAATAGATTTATACGAAGACATGGCTATTAAAATAACAGACGAATGTATTAATTGCGGAGCATGTGAGCCTGAATGCCCAAATAATGCAATTTATGACGCAGGTACAGCCTGGAGATTTTCTGATGGAACCAACTTAAATGGTATCATTGATTTTGGCGATCAGGAAGTAGATGCTGGCGCGGCTCAGGAAGCAGTTTCTGATGAAGTATATTATATCGTTTCAGATAAATGTACAGAATGTAAAGGGTTTCATGATGAACCTCAATGTGCGGCAGTGTGCCCGGTAGATTGTTGCGTGGACGATGAAGATATCCGTGAAACTGAAGAAGAATTATTAAAGAAAAAAGCCTGGTTACACCAGGAAGACTAGTTCTTTAATATCTATATAACAGAAAAAGAGAAAAGGACGCATATGCGTCCTTTTCTCTTTTTCTGTTATATAGATATTATACCTCTGCCTTGTTCGGAATAATCAATACAGGACAGGCTGATTTTCTGGCCACATGTTCAGCCACACTTCCCATTAAAAAGTGATATAATCCTGTTCTGCCATAAGTTCCGATCACAATCAGATCAGACCCCCATTCGTCAGATTGCTGAATAATTCCATGTGCTGCGGTATCTACTACACTTAGATATGTAGTTTTAATGCCGTTACCATAAGTATCTTCTATTTCTTTCAGCAGCTGATGGCTGTTCTCTTCACTGTTATCATAACTTTCCAGGAAAACAGGAGCCAGTGTAAGATCCTGATTAATAGTGGCTGGCATTGGCTCAATAATATTGACTAAGGCAACCTCAGCATTAAAGGTCTTAGCCAGCTCGTAGCCTGTTTTTGCTGCCTTTTCTGAGCAGGTACTATTATCTACTGCGATTAATATCTTTTGGAGGTTCATAATTTCTGGCGCTAATGAATGTAATACTTGTATAACAAATTTATCAATCAAATGTTTATCCTATCGTTTTGTAAATCGCTATCCTTACTTTTGAGTACTAGATTTCATTATGGAACAGACATTCGCAATTTGCAGGGTAGCCGTAGCACCAATAAGAGCATCATCATCCGATAAAGCCGAAATAACGACGCAATTATTATTTGGAGATCACGTAGAAGTATTGGAAAAAGCTGAGCCCTGGTGGCGGATTCGTAATGGTTATGATGACTACGAAGGCTGGATAGACTTTAAACAGCTTGCAGTACTTACTGAAACTGACTACGAAGCCTGTAAACAACGTATTGCTTTGGTACCGGCAGCAGTTAATAATCAGGTGCTGGCAGCCGATGGAAGTGTCTATTACCTGGCTGCATCGAGCAGTTTGCCAGCTTACAGCAATGGATTCTGCCAACTGGGTAAAGAGAAATTCCAGGTCTTATTTGAACCTCATCAGCCGCCAGTACAAGCAACCGGGGCAATGCTTGCAGATGCTGCTCTTTTCTACCTGAATGCACCGTATTTATGGGGAGGCCGTACCCTGTTCGGTATTGATTGTTCCGGATATGTACAGGCCGTTTTTGCTTTATATGGTATTACCCTTCACAGAGATGCCGCTCAGCAAGCAGAACAAGGAGAAACAGTTAATTTTTTGCCGGAAGCACAAACCGGGGATCTTGCTTTTTTTGATAATGCCGATGGCAAAATCATTCATGTAGGCCTGATGCTCAATGCGAATCAGATTATTCATGCTTCAGGAAAAGTGAGAATTGATCCTATAGATGACCAGGGGATTTATAATCCTGAACTTGGGCGTTATAGCCACAAACTCAGGATTATTAAAAGGTTTATAAATCCCATTCCCACACCATAACTAATTTGTCATCGCCAGTGGTTAATAAATATTTACCATCCAGGCTCCAGATTAGTTTATTGATAGAATGGGTATGTCCGTGTGTGCTCTTTTCAATGCTCAGGATTTTGTATAACCTTAGATCATCACTGCCCCACAGTTTGATACTTTTGTCCTGGCTTACTGTGACAAAATAGGGCAGCGAAGGATGAAATGCAATTCCATAAACACTAAATAGATGTGCTGGAATGGTATGCTGAAGCTGATAATCCGGCAATGACCAGAAATTTAACTGTGCATCTCTTCCTCCGGAAATCAAGTATTTACCATCAGGCGAATACTGGACAGAAGTAACCGGCAAAGTATGCTGCTGCAAGATATGCAGCAAGCTATAATCACTCAAATCATAAATACGGATTGCGCCATCTTTACAACCAAAAGCAACCTGCAAGCCATCTGCACTAACTGCTATCGCTCTGACTGTATCGGCAGAAACCCTGATCCGGTAAAGTAAAGACCAGTCGGTCAATGACCATACCCCAACAGTACCATCTTCACTTGCAGTTAAAAACTCCTGTTTTGACGGGATAGTGACCAGATCAAATACAGGTTTTTCATGTGCCTGAAAGGTGGAGATGATTGTTTGTTTATTTAGGTCAAATATACTGACCTCACCACTTCTCTGACCAACAAAAAGCTGGTCATTGTACTGATGAAGATTATACACAGAAGTTTTTACCGGCATTAAAACCTTCAAAAAGGACATCTTTTTCAATGACCATTCTACCACACCCTTATCATTTCCACCGGTAAAAAAGATACCTGGTTCACTAGAATTGGTTAAAGCATAAACAGGGTTCTGATGACCGCTAAGCGATCTTAAATGTTTCAGCATAATTAACGGTGTCTGCCTTCCAGGTTGACCCCGATATCAGCAAGTGTTTTACCTTTTTCTCTTAATAAGACTAATAAATGGAAAATTAAATCAGAACTCTCATTCACAAAGTCAACATCAGTTTCGTTTAATGCTGCAATTACAGTTTCTACGCCTTCTTCTCCAACTTTCTGTGCAATCTTATTTAATCCCTTTTTGCGGAGCTTGTTCACATACGATTCTTCCGTAGGATGATCATATCTATCGTGAATAATTTTCTCTAGTTCAAAGATGAAATTCTGATTGAAATTAGTTTTAAAACAGCTTCTGCTCCCTGTATGACACGTTGGGCCTACTGGGGTAACTTTAATCAGTATCGTATCTTTATCACAATCAATATGCGTCTCTTTTACATATAAAAAGTTACCGCTTTCTTCTCCTTTAGTCCATAAACGGCTTTTAGAGCGGGAATAAAATGTAACTTTCCCTTCCTGCTGTGTTTTTGACCAGGCTTCCTGGTTCATATAACCCAACATTAACACTTCCAATGTTTGTATATCCTGAATGATTACAGGAACCAATCCATCGGTTTTCTTAAAATCTATAGTCATAACCTAACTGGTATGTTGTGTTTTTTTAATTCGTTTTTCAGGTGGGGGATAGGGATTTCACCGAAATGAAAAACCGAAGCAGCTAAGGCCGCATCCACACCCGTTGTGGTAAAAACTTCTGTGAAATGTTCAACTTTTCCT
It encodes:
- a CDS encoding acyl-CoA reductase; this encodes MSILTAEKLIIAFHKLSDFLNHPDDEFSNTIDSAPNHNAWFTVAEVRRSLASFQEMLNLPALEKWFEQITVSQNPKKVGLILAGNIPLVGFHDILSVLATGNIAIIKLSSSDSQLLPALLKQLIEFEPLLSDRIVYAERLKDFDAIIATGSNNTSRYFDYYFGKVPNIIRKNRNSVAVLDGKESIAEIGQLGHDIFDYFGLGCRNVSKIYIPEGYEIKNFFEPLEQYQDIINHFKYNNNYDYNKSIYLVNTVQHFDNGFLLLKEDEGLSSPLAVLYFEYYKNIEELNDKLKGMQDNIQCVVTNTAVQLDVDSVTFGQSQHPQLWDYADNVNTINFLNKL
- a CDS encoding exopolyphosphatase, which produces MKAAVIDLGTNTFHLVIAELTPAGVEVIYKTNLLVQLGQGRINENLIIPEAFERGIAALKGFKKEIDAQQVTIVRATATSAVRSAGNGKDFVIAALRIAGIAIEVISGEEEAAYIFNGVKATGVINQQSLIMDIGGGSTEFIICNQHGPLWKKSYNIGAARLLQAYFHSDPISEEDQSAIQNHLDQELKDLLVACQQYEPQVLVGSAGAFETFAAMLLEDIDLKTISSASFDIGQYRSLAEKLIASAHAERVVMPNLIPLRVDMIVIAAILTNYVLDKTGLKAISLSTYDLKMGVLYKIREDQKFESSK
- a CDS encoding nucleotide exchange factor GrpE; the encoded protein is MFSKKKTNDTENPITENTAEEQLNKELTDDANADTITEPVEEISAEEQLKLDNAALNDKYLRLFAEFDNFKRRTQKERVELLQTAGKDVIISMLPVLDDFDRANKATENATDVAAIREGIQLVHTKLKSILSQKGLKEMECANTVFDTDLHEAITKVPAPTEELKGKVIDELEKGYTLNDKVIRFAKVVVGS
- a CDS encoding Maf family protein; the encoded protein is MYKQTTPLILASKSPRRQELMQLMGLDFKVLLKDVDESYPEHLAPEAIACYISEKKAMAFAEERLTSLVITADTIVAYNGEILGKPADALHAKVMLEKLSGTSHQVYTGVSLAYKDKLKTFFDQTEVRFRILSTEEIEHYINKYNPLDKAGSYGIQDWLGFIAVERIEGSYTNVMGLPTEKLYLELSNF
- the dnaJ gene encoding molecular chaperone DnaJ, whose protein sequence is MSKRDYYDILGVSKGSSPEEIKKAYRKLAIKFHPDKNPDDHTAEDKFKEAAEAYEILSNPEKKQRYDHYGHAGVGGASGGGGGYGGGGMNMEDIFSQFGDIFGGGGGGGSPFDSFFGGQQQRSSGRRVAKGSNLRIKVKLTLEEIAHGAEKKIKVNKQIVCKTCDGSGAKDKSSISTCKTCGGSGSVRRVTNTILGQMQTTSTCPTCNGAGSQITSKCTSCHGEGTVRGEETITINIPAGVSDGMQLSMSGKGNAAPNGGIPGDLIILIEEIPHETLKREGNNIVYDLHLSIIDAALGYSAEVPTIDGKAKIKIEPGTQSGKLLRLKAKGIPEVNSYHRGDQIIHVNIWTPKALSSEERNMLEKLRESPNFKPQPGKNDKSFFEKMKEYFE
- a CDS encoding ABC transporter permease, translating into MNKILLIIQREYLSRVRKKSFIVMTLLTPIIVAGFYGMIIYFSIQGATSTNNRIAVVNENKTLTEKIASTKNTTYVYVHKSLAEMKAGLKDEDYDYILYLPEFSLDNPSGIQLLGTKQAGFSMNGKVVDDVENTIRIQKLKESGIAQEDLDKLKATVNIDNKKINQAGQEEDSSAGATTVIGYASGILMFTFILIYGIQVMRGVIEEKTSRIIEVMISSVKPFQLMMGKIIGIALVGLTQFVLWILLTATISTVAVQAFTGDKQLQKNTVSAVQAKTGASIGKQGADNGPVAYIQKSMANLDLTKILLVFVFFFIGGYLFYSSLYAAIGSAVDSETETQQFVMPIMMPLTLSYALSLSVVVNDPYGPLAFWLSMIPFTSPIAMMVRLPYGVPDWQLALSMGLLIAGFVGTVWVASRIYRVGILMYGKKTSLKEMFKWFSYKN
- a CDS encoding fructose-6-phosphate aldolase, whose translation is MYVIKVKGIAKIPDYVQLRDDKFTLLAYFRVDRPDKSLEKLGLGDKLPYIMDMVKDLPFGQIAKLDI
- a CDS encoding ABC transporter ATP-binding protein; translation: MLNVNNIVKQYATHLALDDVSLKVEQGKIFGLLGPNGAGKTSLIRIITQITAPDSGEVIFNGQRLNSSHIARIGYLPEERGLYKKMEIGEQVLYLAKLKGMRTAEATKKVRYWFEKLEMGSWWNKKVEDLSKGMQQKVQFVATVLHEPELIILDEPFSGFDPVNADIIKNEILELNKKGATFIFSTHRMESVEELCDNIALIHRSKKILDGSVSDIKEQYRNNTYWVEYDGEYPVELSAGLFEILHKEILQGKTRIKVQISAGKTANQLLSALLPLVNIHRLDEVIPTMNDIFIDQVKLKN
- a CDS encoding cell division ATP-binding protein FtsE, giving the protein MAGNAVINLKNVDVFQQKHLVLSDVNLNIDKGEFVFLIGQTGSGKSSLLKIIYGELHIGNGEGEIAGFDLKKLAERDVPYLRRKLGIVFQDFQLLTDRTIEKNLDFVLKATGWKDKKLIEERIKDVLEKVGLRSKIRKMPHELSGGEQQRVVIARSLLNNPDIILADEPTGNLDPETSEEIVLLLKQISQSGTAVLMATHDYHIIRTLPSRIIKCEAGIVHDDATIN
- a CDS encoding DUF72 domain-containing protein, whose amino-acid sequence is MDGIAIADWRIGCSGFYYKEWKEVFYPAGLPQKEWFSYYCQHFNTIEINSSFYKQPSLKSFNTWYETSPADFLFTIKAPRAITHYNKFNEVEKLVTDFYGVISAGLQEKLGCVLFQTPPSFTYTEERLALLLKNLNPAFKNVVEFRHISWWNNTVMDEFKKHHLTFSGLSYPSALPDGVVLFNDPVYYRFHGKPVLYKSLYTGQEIIAFAKSILQGPKQVFVYFNNTWGTSALTNAKQLIALTDTAR